The following proteins come from a genomic window of Plutella xylostella chromosome 22, ilPluXylo3.1, whole genome shotgun sequence:
- the LOC119694921 gene encoding uncharacterized protein LOC119694921, translated as MSDAASGRSLAAPAPTPRLHPRPFKLRFAARQARGRSHIQPARPLKLPDIVTGKFYSRWEQPGAGSGAGAGSGAGGGVYGRTPYRLGPRELAASPQLSSHEYGWYVDVWAGERAARRRDPRLTHALRDPAWLRLQARLLRP; from the exons ATGTCCGACGCGGCGTCGGGGCGCTCCCtggccgcccccgcccccacCCCGCGCCTGCACCCGCGCCCCTTCAAGCTGCGGTTCGCGGCGCGGCAGGCGCGGGGCCGCTCGCACATACAGCCGGCCCGCCCGCTCAAACTAC CGGACATCGTGACGGGCAAGTTCTACAGCCGGTGGGAGCAGCCGGGCGCGGGgtcgggggcgggggcggggagcggcgcggggggcggggtcTACGGGCGCACGCCGTACCGCCTCGGCCCGCGCGAGCTCGCCGCGAGTCCACAGCTCTCCTCACATGA GTACGGGTGGTATGTGGACGTGTGGGCGGGCGAGCGCGCCGCACGGCGCCGTGACCCGCGCCTCACGCACGCGCTGCGCGACCCCGCCTGGCTGCGGCTCCAGGCGCGCCTGCTGCGCCCCTGA
- the LOC119694920 gene encoding protein vestigial, with product MAVTCPEVMYGAYYPYLYGRGARYHHAHFQYDRFNVGSGGGSEAYGGGSGSSGAVSPASPPAHAPPAHAPPAHAPPPRLRAKEEDLSTHGRASADGGGSSESEGEMGGGAAGAGGTGGARAQYVSANCVVFTHYSGDVAAVVDEHFARALAIDKPKESVPMVSRNLPASFFNALACAGAGPGPGGAGGAGGVGGGCGVELYEYDPWQAYGGYGAGVGAQYGHAMGGYGGLLLGRGVPAQYKPVDWAHGHMEHAHAAHCSPYSYPAVPGLEAQVQDSSKDLYWF from the exons aTGGCGGTGACGTGCCCGGAGGTCATGTACGGCGCCTACTACCCGTACCTGTAcggccgcggcgcgcgctaccACCACGCACACTTCCAGTATGACCGG TTCAACGTGGgtagcggcggcggcagcgagGCGTACGGCGGCGGCTCGGGGTCGAGCGGGGCCGTGTCCCCCGCGTCGCCCCCCGCGCACGCGCCCCCGGCCCACGCGCCCCCCGCGCACGCGCCACCCCCGCGCCTGCGCGCCAAGGAGGAGGACCTCTCCACGCATGGTCGCGCCAGCGCTGATG GCGGCGGGTCGTCGGAGTCGGAGGGCGAgatgggcggcggcgcggcgggggcgggcgggacgggcggcgcgcgcgcgcagTACGTCAGCGCCAACTGCGTGGTGTTCACGCACTACTCGGGCGACGTCGCCGCCGTCGTGGACGAGCACTTCGCCCGGGCGCTCGCGATCGACAAACCCAAAG AGAGCGTGCCGATGGTGTCGCGCAACCTGCCCGCGTCGTTCTTCAACGCGCTGGcgtgcgcgggcgcggggccggggccggggggcgcggggggtgcCGGGGGCGTGGGGGGCGGCTGCGGCGTGGAGCTGTACGAGTACGACCCGTGGCAGGCGTACGGGGGCTACGGCGCGGGGGTGGGCGCGCAGTACGGGCACGCCATGGGCGGCTACGGCGGGCTGCTGCTGGGCCGCGGCGTGCCGGCGCAGTACAAGCCCGTGGACTGGGCGCACGGACACATGGAGCATGCACACGCCGCGCACTGCTCGCCCTACTCCTACCCCGCCGTGCCCG
- the LOC119694922 gene encoding uncharacterized protein LOC119694922, with product MPAARVTMCPSLWRVHRFEVWSGERVCAVEALRMQDSLLLWLGAAGAGAALGEVALGAGGAATALRAGGAGEARAEGLARRLSAALARPVHVCFSAPLDRFTAPLLERALVAEIKSRPECF from the coding sequence ATGCCGGCGGCGCGCGTGACGATGTGCCCCAGCTTGTGGCGCGTGCACCGCTTCGAGGTGTGGAGCGGGGAGCGCGTGTGTGCCGTGGAGGCGCTGCGCATGCAGGACTCGCTGCTGCTGTGGctgggcgcggcgggcgcgggggcggcgctgGGCGAGGTGGCgctgggcgcgggcggcgcggccacGGCGCtgcgcgcgggcggcgcgggcgaggcGCGCGCGGAGGGGCTGGCGCGCCGCCTGTCCGCCgcgctggcccgcccggtgcacGTGTGTTTCTCCGCGCCGCTGGACCGCTTCACCGCGCCGCTGCTCGAGCGGGCACTCGTCGCTGAGATCAAGAGTCGACCTGAATGCTTCTGA